The genomic window CGATTTCCTGCTGGAAAACGATGTTAAGGCACTCGTCATCGCGTGCAACACCATTGCCGCCGTTGCCGGACAAAAAATCCGTCAAAAAGCAGGCAATATGCCTGTATTGGACGTGATTTCCGCCGGCGCACAGGCCGCTCTGAACACCACGCGCAACAACAAAATCGGCATCATCGCCACCAACACCACCGTCAACAGCAACGCCTACGCTCGCGCCATCCACGCCCAAAACCCCGACACGCTCGTGCGCACGCAGGCGACGCCGCTGCTCGTGCCGCTGGTGGAAGAAGGCTGGCTTGACCATGAGGTAACCCGCCTGACCGTGCGCGAATACCTCAAACCGCTCTTGGTGGACGGCATTGACACGCTCGTCCTCGGCTGCACCCACTTTCCGTTGCTCAAGCCCCTAATCGGCAAAGAAGCGCAAAACGTCGCCCTGGTCGATTCCGCCATCACCACCGCCGAAGCGACCGCCCAAGCGCTCGCCCAAGCAGGCCTGCTCAACACTGAAAACGACAGCCCCGACTACCGCTTCTACGTCAGCGACATCCCCCTGCGTTTCCGCACCATAGGCGAACGCTTCCTCGGACGCAGCATGGAACAAATCGAAATGGTCTCGCTGGGATAAGGCGTATCCCGCATACCAAAACGAGAGGTCGTCTGAAAACCCGTGTTTCGAGTTTTCAGACGACCTTTTGAATGAGGCGAATCAAAGCTATTGCCAATCCTGATCCGCTTGTCTCATCGTTCAAGCATTTCTCGGGTAACTAAGGGAATAAAATCCAAATTGCTGTCCACAGAGGCGGATAGCTTTTCGGGCAGACTGGGAGCTGCATCGTGGTGAAAACAGGCAAGATTGAGATCTACGCCCGATAGGCTTTCGGGGCGGCGGAAGAAGTTGTCTTCCTGATAGCGGTGGGAAGCAAACCAATAGCAACGATAATCCATGCGCTCAAAATGGCGGATTAAATCGAGGCGGTTGTCAGGCTGAGCCTCTGCAAAAATGATTGGTTTATGCTGTTCAATCAGGCGTTTTGCGCCGTTGAGTACATGGCTTTCAAAGCCTTCCGCATCGATTTTCAGCAAATCCAGCGCATTGAGTTTTTGAAGCTCGGGATGTCGGTCTAATGCAGTAAGGCGTATGGTTTCGTTTTAGCGGATACCGTCAAAGCTGGATTCGGTGTCAAAACCCTTGTCCAAAGAAAAACTACCGTAATTCCACTCTGTTTCATAATCTGAAGAGGGAATCTCCAGCCAAGCGTTTTCATCGCCAACGCCTTCTTGATAGGCGTAAACATTGGTCAGGCTGTTGAGTGATATATTGGCACACAGAGTTTGGAAAATCACCCGCTGCGGCTCGAAACAGAATAGTTTGCCGAGCTCGATATGTCGGGCGATGGGAATTGCGTGCATACCAATATTTGAGCCGACTTCGACGACATTGCTGTCAGCACGAAGATTGTTCAGAAGAAAACGGACTTCCAAATCCGACCATTCTCCATAAGCCTGCGCGTATCGACTGATGAAGTCGCCTTCGATTAAGTTAAACATGCCCCTTTTGAGCATATGTAAAGACGTCCGCATGATGATTCCCTTTAAAAAATAATGGATTGATTTGATTCGATACTTTGAAAATTATTTTCTTGATGCGTGTATCAGACTGCTCCGTCGGGGCTTAAATTTTGCCTATCGAATCAAGCCCGACAGTGTAGTCGAGTTAAGTCGAAGCCGACAAACCATCGGTATTCTAAGAGAAAAGGTCGTCTGAAATTAAGTTTTCAGACGACCTTTTTGTGTGTCAAACCGCTGTTAGGAAACAACTTCGCCTTGGGCGCGTTGTTTGTCGATGCTGCGGTTGATGTGCCATTGTTGGGCGATGGTCAGGAGGTTGTTGACTACCCAGTACAATACCAGACCGGCAGGGAAGAAGAAGAACATGGCTGAGAAAACCAGCGGCATGATTTTCATCATTTTTGCCTGCATCGGGTCGGTCGGCGGCGGGTTGAGGAATGTTTGGGCAAACATGGTTACCGCCATAATTACGGGCAGGATGTAGTAGGGGTCGGAGCGGCTAAGGTCGGTAATCCAGCCCAGCCAAGGTGCCTGACGCAATTCTACGGAGGCAAACAACGCCCAGTACAAGCCGATGAAGACGGGGATTTGCAACAGCATGGGCAGGCAGCCGCCCAGCGGGTTGATTTTTTCGTCTTTGTAAAGCTGCATCATGGCTTGCTGTTGCGCCATACGGTCGTCGCCGTATTTTTCTTTGATGGCTTGCAGTTTGGGCGCGGCGGCGCGCATTTTTGCCATCGAGCGGTAAGAGGCGTTGGTCAGCGGGTAGAGTACGGCTTTGACGATAATGGTCAAAACGATGATTGCCCAGCCCCAGTTGCCGATAATGTTGTGTAGTTGGTTCAAGAGCCAGAAGAGGGGGGAGGCGAACCAGTGTACTTTGCCGTAGTCTTTTGCCAGTTGCAGGTTGTCGGCGATGTTTGCGATGACGGATGTGGTCTGCGGGCCGGCGTAGAGGTTGATGGAGGCTTCGGCTTTCGCGCCGTTTTGGATGGCGGCAAGGGGAACGCTGACGCTGGTGCTGTACAGGTTGTCATTGCGGCGTTTGATGTCGATACGGCAGTCGCCTGCGGCGCAAACGCTTTGTCCGCCTTTGGGTTGGAGAATCCAAGTGGACATGAAGTGGTGTTCAATCATGCCGAGCCAGCCGGTTTGGGTTTTGCGGGCGTATTCGGCTTCGTTTTTGCCTGATTTGGCATCGTCGTCCAAGTCGGAGAAGCTGACTTTTTGGAATTTGCCTTCGGGGGTGTAAACCACCGGGCCGACGAAAGAGCGGGTAAAGTAGCCTTGACCTTCGGGTTCGCTGCGGTCGCGTACGATGCGGTAGTCTGCGCTCAGGTTGGCGGGCTTGCCGCTGGTGTTGGTGATGTCGAAACGGACGTTGACGAGGTAGCTGTCTTTGGTAAAGGTATAGACTTTGTCGATTTTCAGTCCGTTTGTTTCCGGCGCGCTCAGGCGGACTTCGACTTTGTCGCCGTTGAGGCTGTATTGTTTTTGCGGAGCGGTAAAGTTGACGCCTTTCAGGATGTTGTTGCCTTGTGCATCCAAAAGCTCGGACTGGGCAACATAGGTGTATTCTTTGCTGTCGTTAAACAGGGTGAAGGGTTTGTTTTCGTCGCCATTTGCTTTGTATTTGAGCAGGGTCATTTGACGCAGGTCGCCGCTTTTTTCGTCGATGACGGCTTTGACCGTGTCGGTTGTTACGGTAATCGGCGTTGCGGGGGCGAGTGCGGCTTCGGCGGCAGCGGTTGCGGCGGTTTGCTGCTGTTGCTGCGCGGCTTGTTGTGCCGGATTGGGTTTGGGGCTGGGGAAGAAATGTTCCCAGCCGGCAAAGATTGCCAGCGAAATGGCAAAAAATGCCACAAGTCTTTTAAAATCCATAAGAGATTCCTGGAATTGACGGGTATGTAATGGAGATGAAAACTGCTTCAGACGGCATTATATAGAAACCGACGGGAAATTAAAGGAAATCAAGTTATCCGAATGATTCGAATTACGGGACAGGGTCGTGTCCGTGTCCGCCGAAGGGGTGGCAGCGGGCGATGCGTTTGAGGGCGAGCCAGCCGCCTTTGAATGCGCCGTATTTTTTGACTGCCTCGACCGCATATTGCGAACAGGTCGGGGTATAGCGGCAGCGCGGCGGTATCAGCGGGCTGATGGCGTATTGGTAAAAACGGATCAGCGCGAGGATGAATTTGGACAACAGGGTATTCATCAGCGTTTGCGCATGAGTTGCGCCAATTGGTTTCGGGCTTCGGCGGCGTTTTGCCGGTTGAATGCCAGACGGAC from Neisseria sp. DTU_2020_1000833_1_SI_GRL_NUU_006 includes these protein-coding regions:
- the yidD gene encoding membrane protein insertion efficiency factor YidD → MNTLLSKFILALIRFYQYAISPLIPPRCRYTPTCSQYAVEAVKKYGAFKGGWLALKRIARCHPFGGHGHDPVP
- a CDS encoding FkbM family methyltransferase, producing the protein MLKIDAEGFESHVLNGAKRLIEQHKPIIFAEAQPDNRLDLIRHFERMDYRCYWFASHRYQEDNFFRRPESLSGVDLNLACFHHDAAPSLPEKLSASVDSNLDFIPLVTREMLER
- a CDS encoding FkbM family methyltransferase; translated protein: MFNLIEGDFISRYAQAYGEWSDLEVRFLLNNLRADSNVVEVGSNIGMHAIPIARHIELGKLFCFEPQRVIFQTLCANISLNSLTNVYAYQEGVGDENAWLEIPSSDYETEWNYGSFSLDKGFDTESSFDGIR
- the yidC gene encoding membrane protein insertase YidC; translated protein: MDFKRLVAFFAISLAIFAGWEHFFPSPKPNPAQQAAQQQQQTAATAAAEAALAPATPITVTTDTVKAVIDEKSGDLRQMTLLKYKANGDENKPFTLFNDSKEYTYVAQSELLDAQGNNILKGVNFTAPQKQYSLNGDKVEVRLSAPETNGLKIDKVYTFTKDSYLVNVRFDITNTSGKPANLSADYRIVRDRSEPEGQGYFTRSFVGPVVYTPEGKFQKVSFSDLDDDAKSGKNEAEYARKTQTGWLGMIEHHFMSTWILQPKGGQSVCAAGDCRIDIKRRNDNLYSTSVSVPLAAIQNGAKAEASINLYAGPQTTSVIANIADNLQLAKDYGKVHWFASPLFWLLNQLHNIIGNWGWAIIVLTIIVKAVLYPLTNASYRSMAKMRAAAPKLQAIKEKYGDDRMAQQQAMMQLYKDEKINPLGGCLPMLLQIPVFIGLYWALFASVELRQAPWLGWITDLSRSDPYYILPVIMAVTMFAQTFLNPPPTDPMQAKMMKIMPLVFSAMFFFFPAGLVLYWVVNNLLTIAQQWHINRSIDKQRAQGEVVS
- the murI gene encoding glutamate racemase, which codes for MMTISKQRPIGVFDSGVGGLTNVRALMERLPMENIIYFGDTARVPYGTKSRATIETFAMQIVDFLLENDVKALVIACNTIAAVAGQKIRQKAGNMPVLDVISAGAQAALNTTRNNKIGIIATNTTVNSNAYARAIHAQNPDTLVRTQATPLLVPLVEEGWLDHEVTRLTVREYLKPLLVDGIDTLVLGCTHFPLLKPLIGKEAQNVALVDSAITTAEATAQALAQAGLLNTENDSPDYRFYVSDIPLRFRTIGERFLGRSMEQIEMVSLG